The following proteins are co-located in the Deferribacter autotrophicus genome:
- a CDS encoding DnaJ family domain-containing protein, producing MDIITFLAEQKIKEAIEKGELDNLSCKGKKIEIEDLSFVPEELRASYKILKNAGVLPEELQMQREIKQIEDLLEYCFDDEERGVLKRKLTEKQLRFNILMEKRGRSLAYYEYVNKINSKLSK from the coding sequence ATGGATATTATTACTTTTTTAGCTGAACAAAAAATCAAAGAAGCTATTGAAAAAGGTGAATTAGATAATCTCAGTTGTAAAGGGAAAAAGATAGAAATTGAGGATCTAAGTTTTGTACCTGAAGAGCTGCGAGCTTCCTATAAAATTTTGAAGAATGCAGGTGTTTTACCAGAAGAGTTGCAGATGCAACGAGAAATTAAACAAATCGAAGATTTATTAGAATACTGTTTTGATGATGAGGAGAGGGGAGTACTAAAACGTAAGCTCACCGAAAAACAGCTAAGATTTAATATCCTTATGGAAAAAAGAGGTAGAAGTCTAGCTTATTATGAATATGTAAATAAAATAAATTCAAAGCTTAGTAAGTGA
- a CDS encoding YhjD/YihY/BrkB family envelope integrity protein: protein MKFIFAFIFSLMYFKEKKLSIYASSLAIYLILSLFPALMIIMLLLNILFIKTKYYELLVSELQRLVSIKVIDNLGLSLSQFGKTILGYGSFSFFTAIIFSTIFIRGFFDTVIYVFEIDRKKVKSKWTVSFLSIFFLVLVLVLLILIETLSSFVFNFVSDYINLGVLQQFYFKLIYYAVIWIFLTLLLFVILKREARFKNLMLVSAISLIFMGVFSKFYFILINKSIYNVLYGSFSALILTIMYMWTIFNIFILILSNFYVYTNFDKFIHSFLKAERKSCMFIICKKIYDVMNLNSYYLKNKEKFSKFLVLKYENKMFRLINNVEMDDKNKNIYFIGY, encoded by the coding sequence TTGAAGTTTATTTTTGCTTTTATTTTTTCTTTAATGTACTTTAAAGAAAAAAAACTTTCGATTTATGCTTCTTCATTAGCTATATATTTAATTCTATCTTTGTTTCCCGCTTTAATGATTATAATGTTGTTGTTAAATATTTTATTTATTAAGACAAAATATTATGAATTATTAGTGTCAGAATTGCAAAGGTTAGTAAGTATCAAGGTCATTGATAATTTAGGTTTATCTTTATCTCAGTTTGGTAAGACAATATTAGGTTATGGTAGTTTTAGTTTTTTTACAGCAATAATATTCTCGACAATATTTATAAGAGGATTTTTTGATACAGTTATTTATGTCTTTGAGATAGATAGAAAGAAAGTAAAAAGTAAATGGACTGTATCATTTTTAAGTATTTTTTTTCTTGTTTTAGTTTTAGTATTATTAATTCTTATCGAGACATTATCTTCTTTTGTTTTTAATTTTGTTTCAGATTATATTAATTTAGGAGTTTTGCAGCAGTTTTATTTTAAACTGATTTATTATGCTGTAATTTGGATATTTTTAACTTTACTTTTGTTTGTTATATTAAAAAGAGAAGCTAGATTTAAAAATTTAATGCTGGTTTCTGCAATATCTTTGATTTTTATGGGAGTGTTTAGTAAATTTTATTTTATACTCATTAATAAGTCTATTTACAATGTGCTTTATGGTTCATTTTCAGCTTTAATTTTAACTATTATGTATATGTGGACTATTTTTAATATATTTATATTGATACTGTCTAATTTTTATGTTTATACTAATTTTGATAAGTTTATTCATAGTTTTTTAAAAGCCGAAAGAAAGTCTTGTATGTTTATAATTTGCAAAAAAATTTATGATGTGATGAATTTGAATAGTTATTATCTTAAAAACAAAGAAAAATTTAGTAAGTTTTTGGTTTTAAAGTATGAAAATAAAATGTTTCGTTTGATTAATAATGTGGAAATGGATGATAAAAATAAAAATATTTACTTTATTGGTTATTAA